CCGGCGCAGTATTGGTCACCGTTGACGACGACGTCAGCGTATTGGTGACCGTTGTCGGTGCCAAACAAGCCGATCCAGGCAAGGGCTTCTTCCCTCTGTCCGTTCACTACCAGGAAAAGACTTACGCTGCCGGTAAGATCCCTGGCGGTTTCTTCAAGCGTGAAGGCCGTCCTTCCGAGAAAGAAACCCTGACTTCCCGACTGATCGACCGTCCGATCCGTCCGCTGTTCCCAGAAGGCTTCATGAACGAAGTGCAGGTTGTCTGCACCGTCGTCTCCACCAGCAAAAAAACCGATCCGGACATCGCTGCGATGATCGGTACCTCGGCTGCCCTGGCCATCTCCGGTATTCCTTTCGATGGCCCGATCGGCGCTGCCCGCGTTGCGTTCCATGAAAGCACCGGCTACCTGCTGAACCCGACTTACGAACAGCTGAAAGCTTCGAGCCTGGACATGGTCGTTGCCGGTACTTCGGAAGCCGTGTTGATGGTTGAATCGGAAGCCAAAGAGCTGACCGAAGACCAGATGCTGGGCGCTGTACTGTTTGCTCACGACGAGTTCCAGGTGGTGATCAACGCCGTCAAGGAACTGGCCGCTGAAGCTGCCAAGCCAACCTGGACCTGGGCTCCGCAGCCAGAAGCCACCGCTCTGTTGGGTGCTATCCGCGCCGAGTTCGGCGAAGCGATCTCCCAGGCTTACACCATCACCGTCAAAGCCGACCGTTATGCACGTCTGGGCGAGCTGAAAGACCAGGTTGTTGCCAACCTGTCCGGTGAAGAAGGTCAGCCGACTTCCGCTGAAGTCAAAGCGGCTTTCGGTGAAATCGAATACCGCACCGTTCGCGAAAACATCGTTAACGGCAAGCCACGTATCGACGGTCGCGACACCAAGACCGTACGTCCGCTGAACATCGAAGTCGGCGTTCTGCCGAAGACCCACGGTTCGGCGCTGTTCACCCGTGGCGAAACCCAGGCCCTGGTAGTCGCCACTCTGGGTACTGCCCGTGACGCACAGCTGCTGGACACCCTGGAAGGCGAGAAAAAAGACCCGTTCATGCTGCACTACAACTTCCCTCCGTTCTCGGTAGGTGAGTGTGGTCGCATGGGTGGCGCTGGTCGTCGCGAAATCGGTCACGGCCGTTTGGCCCGTCGTTCGGTTCAGGCCATGCTGCCTGCTGCTGACGTGTTCCCGTACACCATCCGTGTTGTATCGGAAATCACCGAGTCCAACGGTTCGAGCTCCATGGCTTCGGTCTGCGGTGCTTCCCTGGCGCTGATGGATGCCGGCGTTCCGATGAAGGCACCGGTTGCCGGTATCGCCATGGGTCTGGTTAAAGAGGGCGAGAAATTCGCTGTTCTGACCGACATTCTGGGCGACGAAGATCACCTGGGCGACATGGACTTCAAAGTAGCCGGTACCGCCAAAGGTGTTACCGCGCTGCAGATGGACATCAAGATCAAGGGCATCACCGAAGAAATCATGGAAATCGCTCTGGGCCAAGCCCTTGAAGCGCGCCTGAATATCCTCGGTCAGATGAACCAGATCATTGGCCAGTCGCGTACCGAGCTGTCGGAAAACGCTCCGACCATGATCGCGATGAAAATCGACACCGACAAAATCCGTGATGTCATCGGTAAAGGCGGCGCGACCATTCGTGCGATCTGTGAAGAAACCAAGGCTTCGATCGATATCGAAGACGACGGTTCGATCAAGATCTTCGGCGAAACCAAGGAAGCGGCTGAAGCGGCACGTCAGCGCGTTCTGGGCATCACCGCAGAAGCTGAAATCGGCAAGATCTACGTCGGTAAGGTTGAACGCATCGTCGACTTCGGCGCATTCGTCAACATCCTGCCGGGCAAGGACGGTCTGGTTCACATCTCGATGCTGAGCGATGCTCGCGTTGAAAAAGTGACCGACATCCTGAAAGAAGGCCAGGAAGTGGAAGTACTGGTGCTGGACGTGGACAACCGCGGCCGTATCAAGCTGTCCATCAAAGACGTAGCCGCAGCCAAGGCATCGGGCGTTTAATCACCCCCTCCGCCTGACCGCTTCAACGTTATAGAAATGCCCCGCCGTAAAAACGGCGGGGCATTTTTTTTGTATACAGAAAGATCTTTTGATTTTGCGGTGCGCGAAGTTGCCTGACTCCATAGCCAGTGCTAGGTTTAGCCCACCGCCCGTGTAGCTCAGCCGGTAGAGCAGCGCACTCGTAACGCGAAGGTCGCAGGTTCGATTCCTGTCTCGGGCACCACTTTCCTCGCTTATTTCATGTTTCCAAGACTTCCTGCACCTTATGTGTGTGATGCACGTGGCTTTTTATGGGATAGATGTAAAGACCCGTGTAAATCGTCGACAAAACGTCCTATATTCGTTGTCTGCATGAGCATCGCCCAGCAGTTTTCAGATGATCCCGAATGGTTCTGAAGGCCAGACAAACCGGGCTTCAAACGGTTTTTCTGCGTCAGAGAGATCCTTGATGATCCAGATCCATCTTCCATTCCCCAGATCAGCGAGAACGCCATGACCGTTAAAGAGTTGACCCAAGAAGCCAGACACGAAGAAGCCCTGAAAAAGTACGTGCTGGACGCCCCCCAGTTGCTGGAAGAGATCAAGGACTTGCCCGCCGACGATCAGAAAGACCAAATCCAGTGGGCGTTCGAGGATGAGGCGGAAGCGCAGGGCTTGCAGCCGTGGGAGTTGACGCTCAAGTACACGAGCACGCCGGAGGAGTTCGAGGCCAAGCGTCTGGAACTGCACAAGGAGGCGGCCGAGGTATTGGGCGTCGAGTGGGAAGAGTACTGCGAGATGAACAATCTAGTGGTGTGAAACAAAAACGCCAGCCTCAACCGGGCTGGCGTTTTTTATTGCGCGCAGTCTTCAGATACTCAGTCGCATCGACAGGTCCACAGCCTTCACATCCTTGGTCATCGCACCAATCGAAATATAATCCACCCCGGTTTCGGCGATTGGCAGCAACGTGCTTTCGTTGATACCGCCGCTGGCCTCCAGTTTTGCTTTGCCGGCGTTCAAACGCACAGCTTCGCGCATGTCAGCCAGACTCAGTTCATCGAGCATGATGATGTCGGCACCCGCCGCCAGTGCTTCCTTCAGTTCCGCCAGGCTTTCCACTTCGATCTCCACCGGTTTGCCCGGGGCGATCTTGTGTGCAGCCGCGATAGCCTCAGGAATGCCACCGCAGGCGGCGATATGGTTTTCCTTGATCAGGAAGGCGTCATACAGGCCGATGCGGTGGTTGTGGCAACCGCCGCAGGTCACGGCGTATTTCTGGGCCAGGCGCAGCCCCGGCAGGGTTTTGCGGGTGTCGAGCAGCTTGACCTGAGTCTTGGCGACGAAATCGGCCAGGTACTGCGCACGAGTGGCCACGCCGGACAGCATTTGCAAAAAATTCAGAGCGCTGCGTTCACCCGTCAGCAGCGAGCGCGCGGGGCCTTCGAGGTGGAACAACGCCTGATTGGGTTTCACCCGCTCGCCGTCGCGCACCTGCCAATGAACGGCAACCCGCGGGTCCAATTGCCGAAAAACCGCGTCGACCCACGCGGTGCCCGCTATGACAGCCGCATCGCGGGTGATGATGGTCGCTTTGGCCAGGCGTTCGGCCG
The window above is part of the Pseudomonas sp. B21-048 genome. Proteins encoded here:
- the nadC gene encoding carboxylating nicotinate-nucleotide diphosphorylase, whose protein sequence is MPNLRLADLTAEIEANVRRALLEDIGSGDITAQLIPAERLAKATIITRDAAVIAGTAWVDAVFRQLDPRVAVHWQVRDGERVKPNQALFHLEGPARSLLTGERSALNFLQMLSGVATRAQYLADFVAKTQVKLLDTRKTLPGLRLAQKYAVTCGGCHNHRIGLYDAFLIKENHIAACGGIPEAIAAAHKIAPGKPVEIEVESLAELKEALAAGADIIMLDELSLADMREAVRLNAGKAKLEASGGINESTLLPIAETGVDYISIGAMTKDVKAVDLSMRLSI
- a CDS encoding DUF6388 family protein, with amino-acid sequence MTVKELTQEARHEEALKKYVLDAPQLLEEIKDLPADDQKDQIQWAFEDEAEAQGLQPWELTLKYTSTPEEFEAKRLELHKEAAEVLGVEWEEYCEMNNLVV
- the pnp gene encoding polyribonucleotide nucleotidyltransferase; translated protein: MNPVIKKFQFGQSTVTLETGRIARQASGAVLVTVDDDVSVLVTVVGAKQADPGKGFFPLSVHYQEKTYAAGKIPGGFFKREGRPSEKETLTSRLIDRPIRPLFPEGFMNEVQVVCTVVSTSKKTDPDIAAMIGTSAALAISGIPFDGPIGAARVAFHESTGYLLNPTYEQLKASSLDMVVAGTSEAVLMVESEAKELTEDQMLGAVLFAHDEFQVVINAVKELAAEAAKPTWTWAPQPEATALLGAIRAEFGEAISQAYTITVKADRYARLGELKDQVVANLSGEEGQPTSAEVKAAFGEIEYRTVRENIVNGKPRIDGRDTKTVRPLNIEVGVLPKTHGSALFTRGETQALVVATLGTARDAQLLDTLEGEKKDPFMLHYNFPPFSVGECGRMGGAGRREIGHGRLARRSVQAMLPAADVFPYTIRVVSEITESNGSSSMASVCGASLALMDAGVPMKAPVAGIAMGLVKEGEKFAVLTDILGDEDHLGDMDFKVAGTAKGVTALQMDIKIKGITEEIMEIALGQALEARLNILGQMNQIIGQSRTELSENAPTMIAMKIDTDKIRDVIGKGGATIRAICEETKASIDIEDDGSIKIFGETKEAAEAARQRVLGITAEAEIGKIYVGKVERIVDFGAFVNILPGKDGLVHISMLSDARVEKVTDILKEGQEVEVLVLDVDNRGRIKLSIKDVAAAKASGV